CTGATTTGACATCAATGACTTATCAGTATTTTGCTAGTTCAATATAATTTCATTGCGGATTTTTGCATAGATCTACTCGAGCGAACAACGAGTACCTGTAAACAAAAGTCAAATGCGTCTGTATGCCCTCAGACTCCAACAGTCTCGAGGCTTCTATTCCCTGCGAGAAGACAAAGTAATAGGGGAAGAAAGGGATAAAAAGAGTCGTCAAAGTTATTGTTTCAAATGTGAAAAATTCTTAAGATTGCTAGTAAATATATTATTCTCAGATACTCACTTGCCAAGTTGCTGGAATTTTGAATAACAATCGCTCAGGAGGAACATCAATTTCACCATATGACTTCAACAAGTCATGCACCTACATATGATATGTATACAACCACTATCACATAACACATCATGTCATCTGTTACACAAAAGTTGATATTTCTTGAGCATGCTCTTAATCCACAAGCTATGTAAAACCAAAACACACGGTCAGAAATagaaataagattttataaGACAATTACTAAAACCAACAGCCGAATTGGTGTTTGATCATTTTCTATAAGAGTTAAAAGGTGTTACCTTTCTAATAATGCCATGGGTGTCATAAGCCAACCGTGCATCCACTTCAGTTGAAACTCGGCCGGGTACCAATTTAGATAAATCACCTCCAACATTCACCAAAGCCTATAACAACACCAGCAACCCACGTCATCAATCCAACAAACAATGTTCACATTACATGTATTTCCTAACAAGCAATcataaaaatccaacaaaacaaACCTTGTTAGCGAAACAAGACAATCTCAGCACATCGTTTTCAAGAGAAGAACACCCTGAATCTGCTAATGCGGTGTCCACAGCACTCTACAATGATACCAAATTTCTAAAATCTATTTCTCACACTAGTATCgatcaaaatgaaaacaagaatcCAAAATTTTATACTAAATATTTGCTTACTCTGAATATTGTATCGGGCAGGCTACAGATACCCAAAAGAAGTGAAGAGCTAACAGTAGCAGCAGTTGGAGGAAACCTGTATATACATAAAACAACCAAGATTATCGGGGGGGTGTCAATAAAAGCAACCCAGTTAaagaaacggaaaaaaaaacaacaaatatacTTCTGGAAATCATCGAAAACGACAGTATCAGGCACGATCTCACTCAAGCTAGACACAGCATCCAATTCAGTGCTAGCACCTATAAAAAAGGGGGGATCCAAAATCAGTAAAGAGTTGCAGTTTAATAAAACGGGATATGGAGAGAGAGACCAGCATCAAGAGAAGAAGCACGAATTTGAGGAAATGAAGGGTTATGgagcttgaaaaaaatagaatttgaaGATAGTGATCCACTGAGTAACCTCAGTctcccttctcctcctcctcctcctttctgttttcaaaacaaAGATCAGATAAATGAATGATGAAGCTATAAATAAATGCATTAATTACATAATAGTGATTACCTGGAGGAAGGAGGATCTGGAGGATAGAGCAGATGAGAGCGGAGATTGCAAGGAGAGtgacattttctttttgttttgtttctttaatgcTGTGTTCGAGAATAGAGATTGTATATATAGTATTACTGTATTACTGTGTCACATCTTTGGAAATATGATAAACATtatatttgaaagtattttttaatttaaaaatatattaaaataatattttttattttttaaatttattttttcatattaacatattaaaattgtttaagaaatatcaaaaaattaattttaaaaaaattaaaaaataataaaaccacGGTTCAGAGGCAATGCTAAACATGCACGtgctaatttataataatatttatagataaCTTTTATTGTGCCATGATTTTCAaagaataaaacttaaaaaataataaaacaaaaaaacatagaaaaaacagTAATCAATCACTGTTAACCTTCAAAACTCataagaaaggaaaatgaaacataaaaaaaataatttaaaatcaataataaaaactatgaaTCAATTTAGGTTAACACGTTAGTACAGTGATTATGAGTATATGAtttggataattttataaaaaaaaaacaaaaaaaaaaacagaaagataaattttataaaatttaaatatttattgataaaattaaaaaataaattataaaaaaaccttaataaacacCAAGGTCAACTAATGTTATCCTTAAAAAATCTTggcccaataaaaaatataaaagggatgaaattgaaaaaaaattaaaaaaactccaaaacaaaacaaacatttaaaaaaaaataggggtcaaatctaatttgaaaaaaaaatgaaattagatcatgaagaatgaaattgaaataaaatttaattgtgaaaagattaagaaatatcaaaagattaacgataaaatttaatataaaaatcaaatgaaatataataattagggatggaattaaaaaaaaaattatatataaaatataaatagtagTACACTCGTATACTTTGCCTGAtcactttttatatttattaatattttatatttataagaaataaaattaccaagaaatacaaagaagaaaaagcctCTCGGAagggaattttatttttgtttctttacagGGTTGTTTAGTAATTAATCtgctaagaaaaatcaaatgtcTAAAAGACCCTGGATACaaaataatgcttttttttgtttccaggTTAATTAAGTTATTGTACTGTTTATAAAGGAAGTAAACAATCGGTTTTGCCCCATCAATGTTACAATGACTAATATGTcctcttaatttattaaattagggGCTTTTCTGTATGGACAAAGT
This genomic interval from Populus alba chromosome 1, ASM523922v2, whole genome shotgun sequence contains the following:
- the LOC118035986 gene encoding uncharacterized protein isoform X1; the protein is MSLSLQSPLSSALSSRSSFLQKGGGGGEGRLRLLSGSLSSNSIFFKLHNPSFPQIRASSLDAGASTELDAVSSLSEIVPDTVVFDDFQKYICCFFFRFFNWVAFIDTPPIILVVLCIYRFPPTAATVSSSLLLGICSLPDTIFRSAVDTALADSGCSSLENDVLRLSCFANKALVNVGGDLSKLVPGRVSTEVDARLAYDTHGIIRKVHDLLKSYGEIDVPPERLLFKIPATWQGIEASRLLESEGIQTHLTFVYSFVQAAAAAQAGASVIQIFVGRLRDWSRNHSGDPEIEAALKRGEDPGLALVTKAYNYIHKYGYKSKLMAAAVRNKQDLFSLLGVDYIIAPLKVMESLKESITTPDEKYSFVRRLSPHSAAAYSFSEEELIKWDQLSLASAMGPASVELLAAGLDGYVNQAKRVEELFAKIWPPPNV
- the LOC118035986 gene encoding uncharacterized protein isoform X2; the protein is MSLSLQSPLSSALSSRSSFLQKGGGGGEGRLRLLSGSLSSNSIFFKLHNPSFPQIRASSLDAGASTELDAVSSLSEIVPDTVVFDDFQKFPPTAATVSSSLLLGICSLPDTIFRSAVDTALADSGCSSLENDVLRLSCFANKALVNVGGDLSKLVPGRVSTEVDARLAYDTHGIIRKVHDLLKSYGEIDVPPERLLFKIPATWQGIEASRLLESEGIQTHLTFVYSFVQAAAAAQAGASVIQIFVGRLRDWSRNHSGDPEIEAALKRGEDPGLALVTKAYNYIHKYGYKSKLMAAAVRNKQDLFSLLGVDYIIAPLKVMESLKESITTPDEKYSFVRRLSPHSAAAYSFSEEELIKWDQLSLASAMGPASVELLAAGLDGYVNQAKRVEELFAKIWPPPNV